GTCAGGGACAAGTTCGACCAGCTCGATCGCGGCTGAGACTCACCGGCCGACAGTGAACGGCAGGCGGTATTCGTGCCCGTCTACCACGAAGCTGCCGATCCAGTCGCTGGAGCCGGTCACGCAGACCGGCAGCGTGATCCTGGCGCGCCAGCGACCGTCTCCCGCCGGCACGAAGCGGTAGCGGGCAACGCCCATGCTCATGCCGACCATGTCGAAACCGGCGGTCGGCGTCGCGTCGGCGCCGGCGATCTCGACCACGAACGGCGCGCTGTGCTGTGGCGGCGACACGAAGGTCAGGGTTGCGCCGCTGTCCCCCAGCGCACAGGCCTGCGCAAGATCCGGGCAGCGCAGTTCGACCGCAGCGACCGTGTCGGTGCGGTTGTGCCACCAGTACCAGGCGACACCGGCCTTGATCAGCGCCAGCACGATCAGGGCCAGCGCGACCAGCAGCAGTTTGCGTCTCGGAACCGGGCCGCTCATCGCCAGGCACTCCGCATGCAGGCGACGCCGTGCGCGCCCGCTTCGCGGGCACGATCGAGGTCCGTGACGGACAGACCGCCGAGCGCGTAGACCGGCAAGGGCCAGCGGCCGCCGGCCAGTTCGGTGAAGCGGTCCCAGCCCAGCGGCGGCAGGTCCGGGTGCGAGGGCGTCGGCAGCACGTGGCCGAGCATCACGTAGTCCAGTCCCAGGCCGACAGCCTGTTCGATATCGGCCTGACCGTGTACCGAGGCGCCGACCCAGTCACCGGCCGGACGCGCGTCGAGCGCATGCAGCTGGCGGCTGTTCAGGTGCAGGCCGTCGAACGGCCCCGCATCGCTGGCCCCGGCCAGCAGCACCCGTCCGCCGTGCGGGCGGGTCAGGGCGGCCAGCTCGGCGGCCAGTGCATGCTGCTGTGCGGTACTCCAGCCGGGTTCGCGCACCACGATCAGCCCGAATGCGGCCGGGTCGGCCGCGACGCGGGCAATCACGGTGTCACGGCCAAGTTCCTGCGCGCAGGTGATCGCCAGCGTGGCCGGCAGCGACAGCGCGCGAAAAATCGGCGTATTGGCCGGCAGCACCGGCGACACGCTCAGCGCATCGGCTGCCCGTTGCCAGGCCCAGGTCTGCCTTTCGCGCGCCTGCGGCTCGCCGCTCCAGCCGGTCACCCGGTGGAAGTCGAGCCGGACATCGGCGTGTTCATAGTGAAAATGCTGGGTCAGCCACGGTGTGGCGTGGGTGACGGTCAGGCCGAGTTCCTCGTCCAGCTCGCGGCACAGCGCCGCGTACGGGGTCTCGCCGGCTTCGATCTTGCCGCCGGGAAACTCCCAGTACCCCGCATACGGCTTGCCTTCGGGGCGGCTGGAAAGAAAAAAGCCGCCGTCGGGCCTGACCAGCACCCCGGCGACGACCTGTGTCCATTTGCGCATGCTGCTTACTTGCCCTCGAGCCGGCGGCGCTCGTATTCGCGCAGCCGCAGGTAAACCGGTTCCGGCACGTACTGGTGGATGACGTCTTCCCAGCCCTTCGGGCCGACCAGTCCGCGCACCATGGTCGAGCTGACCTCGGCGTATTCGCGCGGCGGCAGCAGGAAGATGGTGGTGATGTTCGGATACAGGTCCGAATTCACATAACGCATCGCACGTTCGTATTCGTAATCGCTTGCGGTACGGATGCCGCGCACGATGTAGTTGGCACCGATGGATTGTGCGTAATTGACCAGAAACTGGTTGTCGAACAGCTCCACCCGCAGGTTGTTGTACTGGCGGGTGGTCTCGCGCAGCATGGCCGCGCGGTCCTCGGCGCTGAACGTGCAGAACTTGTCCGGGTTGACCCCGATGGCAACGACCAGTTCGTCAAACAGCTCGACCGCCTGCTCGATCATCCACAGGTGACCATTGGTCACCGGGTCGAAACTGCCCGCATAGACGGCGCGCTTCAATGGACGCTTTCCTTTATGTGACATACGCAACAATCTGCAAAATGTAATCGCTTCACAGGGTCAGCGGCAAAGAATTTTTTGCATTGCGTCATAAGACGCCAGCCGGAAAACCCGAAAGGAATGCCGTC
This window of the Microvirgula aerodenitrificans DSM 15089 genome carries:
- a CDS encoding Nudix family hydrolase; amino-acid sequence: MRKWTQVVAGVLVRPDGGFFLSSRPEGKPYAGYWEFPGGKIEAGETPYAALCRELDEELGLTVTHATPWLTQHFHYEHADVRLDFHRVTGWSGEPQARERQTWAWQRAADALSVSPVLPANTPIFRALSLPATLAITCAQELGRDTVIARVAADPAAFGLIVVREPGWSTAQQHALAAELAALTRPHGGRVLLAGASDAGPFDGLHLNSRQLHALDARPAGDWVGASVHGQADIEQAVGLGLDYVMLGHVLPTPSHPDLPPLGWDRFTELAGGRWPLPVYALGGLSVTDLDRAREAGAHGVACMRSAWR
- the coaD gene encoding pantetheine-phosphate adenylyltransferase; translation: MSHKGKRPLKRAVYAGSFDPVTNGHLWMIEQAVELFDELVVAIGVNPDKFCTFSAEDRAAMLRETTRQYNNLRVELFDNQFLVNYAQSIGANYIVRGIRTASDYEYERAMRYVNSDLYPNITTIFLLPPREYAEVSSTMVRGLVGPKGWEDVIHQYVPEPVYLRLREYERRRLEGK